Below is a window of Arthrobacter sp. SLBN-112 DNA.
GATCTTTTTCATTCCAAAATCGTTATATGCCAAATCAAGGGCGGCCCGGCTAACCCGATCCCGGAATTCAGCATCATCAAGTAGTAGTGTGACTGAGTCCACCAAAGAATCCAAGGTTTCATCAACAACCATTCCCGCTTCCTTTTTTAGGATGGCCGGACCAAGTCCACAAGAGTTGGTAATGACGACGGGTTTTCCAAGGGACAACGCTTCAAGGACAGACATGGGAAAAGGTTCATTGATCGAAGGAAGCACGTAGACGTCGCATCTACTGATCCGGGCCGCGGTTTTATCCGGCGGGATTGCGCCCTCCCACTGCAATACGTGACTTATTCCGGAAGCTTGAATAGACGCAGTAACGTCGGACGCTTGGCCTCCATCGGGTCCAACCATAGAAAATCTGACGTTCGGAAATATCGGATGAAGCTTTTTGGCGAGTTCGATAAAGAGTAGAGGCCTCTTCCGCTCGTGGAGGCGTGCCAGAAATAACACCTCAATCACTTTGGACTTGTTTGCTTTCGAATGCTGCGATTGGGGAACTCCGTTTGGCAGCTCCTCTAGTGTTGGCAATGGCCTTGAGAGTGATTTGAGATCGGTTGACTCCTGTGGAGTTAGGTAAAGAACCCTTCTTGCATTCTCTAGCGCTGGAAATGTCCAGAGTCGATCCACAATGCCCGCGAGCGGGTGAGATGATCTAGTGATCATGCCGTGTGTCTGGAGAACGTAAGGCACTCGCAGGCGGCGCGCAAGCTGCGAGGCTGGCAAGGTAACCATGTCACGTCCCATGTGTATGTGGACTGCGTCCGCTGTCCTAATCACGGAACGAAGCCAACTTTGGAGTCCTGGCGCCCATGTACCTGAGAATCCCATTCCGGGTAGGCTCCGCGCATGGAAGAGGTTAATAGGGACACCGTCGAACTGTTTCGGCAAAGTGGCACCGAAACCACTGCCACCGGCTACAAGTTCGACTTCGTGCCCGGCTTCCAGCAGGGCCCGAGTTTGGTTCACGGCGACCCGCACTGGGCCGCCGTATGCTCCATCAGGGGTCACGAGAGTGACAATTTGGATGATTTTCATGGTTCCTCCTCCGCCGCTATCGCCACTGCTCGGGGGGCAAGAATTCGTGCGTTTGGCCGAACATTTCGGGTCACGAGCGCCGTTGCTCCGATGACGGCCCCGGTGCCAATAGTCACCCCCCGCAGTACTGTAGACCTGGCTGCTATCCAGACGCCATCGTTGATGACGATCGGGGCGTTATCGAATTCGAAGCTCTCGGAATCAGACAGGTGACTTCCGGTGCAAAGCAATGCAGCTTGGGAAATACATACATTTGACCCAATGGTGATTGGCTCCAAATTGAGTAGCCACGCATCCACACCAATCCATACGTCATCAGCAATATTCAGCTTCCAAGGCCAGTGGACACGGACACCTTGGCGGATGAGAACGCGTTGACCTATGGACGCGCCAAAGAGCCTAAGCAGTTTGACTCGAAGGGCGGAGGGGCACCAGATTCGTTCGACTACAAGGGAAGAGGTGCATAACCATAGTGCTTGTATCCACATCGGCCTGCCCTTTTCGTATCCTCCTCCGCTAAAGAGCGCTAGTTTCCGCTGTGTCCCCAAGCTCGAAGTCCTTTCTACCCCTATGTTCGGCATGCCCGTGTCCCTAGAGTCGCAAGGCTGGCCATGAACGCCCGGTCGAAGTCGGCGGCGAAACTCTCCGGTGTAAACTGCAGGATTTCCGGATCAGTAATCCTTCCGTTCCAATTCGACCGGGAAACACGCATATTATCCGAAAGATCCACCAAGCTTGGAAGAACGGTGTAGACGCCGCGCATGCCCGAAATGGACTCAGCCACACCACAATTGCTGCTGACAACGACGTGCATACCCGCCGCGAGGGCCTCATTCACAACGAGGCCCCACACCTCATTTTCGGAGGCCAAGACCAAAGTTTGATGTGCGGCCATTAGGTTGGGAAGCTTTTCATTTTCAAGCTGACCAATGAAGTTGATTCGGTGATGACTCGTCCGAGCCTGGGCTGCTAGACTCTCTCGGAGCTCCCCGCTGCCAACGATGGTCAGTTCATCATGAGGGAGCGCGATGTTGATAAATGAATTAATGATCGCGTCCACTCGCTTCCGTTCAATGAGTTGGCCAACGAAGAGATAGCGGTGGCCCCGAGGGCACGGGTCAGGTTCCGAGGCATCAACCATGGTCGTTGCCTCGTGAAAAGCCATAACGTCGACGGCATTGAATCCTTGTACGACTTTGTCCTCGTCAACGCCGAAGCCAATCATTGCCTGAGCAGCTGCCTTTCCGGGAACGACTACCCGATCCATGCATCGGAAGAATCTGGACCGCGCCCAGGCCAACAGTCCTGTTTTACGTGAGATCGTCGCTTCATGACTCTCATAGAAGCCGACTCGGGCAATACCCAGAAAGATGCTGGCAAGAAGTAGCAGCCAATAGGCCGGCGATTCCCAGCCGCCAAAAACTATCAGGTCATAACTATGAAGTACCGGCAAACTTTTCAAGATATAGAACCGCGACTCACGACGCGTAAATTTCCACGTGCGGAGCTCCGCGTATGAAACGCCATCTTCCTCATGATGAAGCCAGTCAGCTCCGCGATTAGCTTTGTAGTCTCTCAGGAGGCCGGAGTTTGATTCTAAAAGCCCTACGGTGAGTTCATAGCGAGCTGAGAGACTGCGCCAAACAGGTCTTCGATAGGGTGCGGCCAGGTTTGTGACCCAAAGGACTTTCTTTTGGGAGGCCCGCTCTGCTTGTGGAGCGAACTGCGTGCCTGGCTGGGCCATGGGTGTTCCCTTTATGGTGGCTAAGTGCTGATGGGACTAGGTGAAAAGCGTGTTCCACATTCAGTTTGTTCGCTACTTGGTCATGGTTTGTGACCAAGTAGGCCGGCGGCGAACTCGCCCGCAGATGCATTCTGACTTGGAAGGGGTCCAGGCTGGGAGATTGCACGCGCCAGCGCGAAGGAAAGATGAGACTCCTTCAGAGGTGCCCACTCTGCGCCCGGACCGATATTCCGGCAGTCGATACGAAGTGACGAAGCGCCGGCGGCTACGACTCGGGTTCCAGCTGCAGCGGCCTTGCCCAAGATGCCGCTAGGCCCTTCATTACTGTGTGCCAGGACCGCGCAATCGATCCTTCTAATCAAATCGTCCATTTCGATGTCGGTCAGTAACCGATTCACGATTGTGACGCAGCCCCCTCGGTCACGGATTCTCTGAAGCGCCGGCTGGGCTAGGTCCAACACTCCCTCTTCTATCTGACCGGCCACAACTAGGGCCACGTCAGCCCGGTTTACTGCAGCTAATGCAGAAGCCACCAGAGGCAAGTTCTTTCGGTGGCTCACCTTTCCAAGGACGCCGAACCAAAAAAACTGATCCGTGAGAATTGGCGCAAACGAGTTGTTGTTCGTTTCAGTGAAGGTCGAAAAAGTAACGGGGTCGCGGGAGACGGGAAGCAGGGAGTGTCCTTTCCATATGGCGCTCTTTAGGACACGAACCTGGATACGTGGTCGAAGATTTGCTGCTTGTAGGAGCAGCACCTTGGCAACGGTCTTCGCGAATGTGACGCCGGGGAACCGTGAAGGCTGCCCCTTTTCTCTCATGACTAGGACAGTTATGCTGCCCCTCCACGTCCACGCGTGGCCTTTGGCCAAAGCATATGCAAAAGAGTCACCGTCAGGAACAACTACGTGATCGATAGCATGATCGCGGCAGAGCCGTTCCACTTCCACCAAGGAAAGGTCGTCTTTGATTACAAGTTCCAGCTGAGAGTTGAACGTTCCAAGATGCACTTGGAATTCTCCGCTGGCGACTACCTGGCTCTTGGTGGCAAATACGACATAATCCCCGACCGCATTTGCTGCTGATACGAGCAACGACACGTATGAGAGTCGGTGACCGTCATGATTTGGTTCCACTACTAAGATTCGGCGTGAACGTGCAGCATGCAACGGAATTCGCCTTTCCTCTGTTTGCAAAATTTGGACCTGATACTGCCTGCGCCTACCGTGGACCTATTAGTTCGTTAATAAGCCTTAGTTCGCTAACACGCTGAAAACCGGCTAATTACTGGACCGTTGCCCGGGAAACACTCTGGCATCTCGCGCAGCTTGATCCGCGAGTTGTTGCTCTCTGGTCGAAACGTCAGCAAATTTTCCATCAACATCGCTCGGTCGTAACCTCGGAGATCGACGGGTGTCCTTGCCGCCGCCCTTTCCCGAACTATCCGTTTCTTCATAGTAGCCATATGAGTAGGCCTCAGGCCCCTTTGCGGCGACGCGGTTCAACACGACACCGAGTAAGTGCGCACCTACCAATTTCAGTGCGTCCAGAGATTTTAACAATTCCTGTTGCTTCACTTTTTGCGTACCTATAACTACGACAACTCCGCCAACATGATCGGATAGCACGGCAGCATCCGTCACGGGAAGGAGAGGCGGTGCGTCGATGACTACAGAATCGAACACTTCCTCCAGCCGGGAAATCAGGAGTTTCATTTCTGCAGATCCAAGTAGCTCACTTGGATTTGGTGGTATCTGGCCAGACGTGAGCACGTATAGTGCGTCTTCCCCCCAAGACTGTAGGAGGTCGTTGACATCTGCCGCTCCGACGAGGGCTGTAGTAAGCCCGGCTTCACGGTCCAGACCCAGGTATTCACCAACCATGGGGCGGCGTAGGTCTGCGTCGACAAGGCAGACGGTTTGGCCGGCTTGCGCGAGGGAGATGGCGAGGTTGGTAGCGGTCGTGCTCTTACCTTCACCGGGCAAAGAAGAGGTGACAAGAATTGATTTCGCTTGTCCTGAAACGTTCGCAAATTGCAGGTTTGTACGTAATTGGCGGAAGGATTCGCTTCGAGCGCTGCGCGCTGGTGCCTGAGTCAACAGAGGCTTTTTCAAAGCGTCTTCGTCGAATGCAATACCGCCGAGAAGAGGCGCATCAGTGACGCTACGCAAGTCCAATTCACCTCGAATGCGTGTATCCAGCGACGACCTCATTATTGCGCTTCCAATTCCTACAGCTAGTCCGGCCGCAAAACCTAGAAGCAAATTCAGCTTCGTATTTGGTGCAGACGGCACAGATGGGGCCTGAGCTGGAGTGATTACCGAGAGACTCACCGGGGAGGAACCACCGGTCTTGGGTTTTTCTAGCGTGTCGACCGCGGTTATGAGGCTGTTGGCTACTGCCTGGGCGATGGCTGCTGCCTCAACAGGCGAGCTGTCCTGGACGGATATCTTTATAAGGACCGTGTTGAGGTCTGCAGTTGCAGTGACACGCCTTGCTAATTCAGCAGCGCTTACGTTCAAGCCAAGACTGGTGATAGCCGGCTGAAGGACTACGGGTGTCTCTACGGTCTTTACATATGACTGCACCCGAGCTTGACTGAACGAGTTGCCTTGTTGTAGTTCGGTTACAGATCCTGAACTTTGAATGGCAACAAACAGCTGAGTCTCGGACGTGTACGTCGGGCGAACCAAGATTGACGCTGCACCACCGGCCAGCAACCCCAACAGTGTAATGGCGATGATGAGTTTGATGTTGCGCCGCAGAATGCGCAAGTAGTCACGTAAATCCAAGCTCCGGGTCCCCCTGTGATTACTGCGGCAGCCGCTTCGGATGCCACTAGAACGGCAATATTCGTGCGGTCACGACAAGTGTACCCGCCAAGTGGAAGCGAACAGCCTTGTGTCGCGGGTCCTCCCGGTGCCGAGCGTGAAAGGCGTTCCGAGTGTCTTCAACTTCAACTAAAGCTTTTTCTGCCGGACGGAGTGGCCGCCTCCTGGCGGAAGCTCGCTGAAGCCCTTGCAGGTCTGAATCGCTGGTCGAGCGCCTGTCGGTGTCCCAGTTGGCCCCCACGTCTTACTGAATCGCGTCAATGCGTCTATCTTGCTCGTCTGGGTTCCAACAACGAGTAGTGCTGCCGTTTCAAAGCAGGTAGCAACTACTCATGCGATGTTGGCGCCCCAGTCAATAATCTGAGCCAATGGACGACGGAGCGCAGGCAAACCCAACGAGAAAGCATACTGTCAACCAGTTCGAAATCGAGGCTGTTCTAAGACACATCGAGGATCGCGGTGGCGTTCGTCGGGTTGCCGTCTTTACGCCTATCCCATCACCGCCGAAACTCTGGTTTTCGGTACCCAGGTTTCTCGGGATAGCAGACGCGCTTTCAAAGGCATGGCGCCGATCTTAAATTAGAGCATCATCAAACTAATCTTGAGACTCACGAGGTCGAGTCTGTTCGAACCTGCCTCCAGTGGTCGATTGGAGAACCCTGCTGTGTGGCCTCGTGCCTAGTAGTCCCGCGCCCCAATAATTACGTCTCCCAAACTGCCCGGGAACGTCGGCATGACCGGCCCTACCGACAAGCCGGAACGTCTGGTGTCTTCCAGAAATGACCTAGCGGGTTGGGTACAATCGGTCACCAAGACGAACGCACACTGCTTTGCCGGAGGTACGGAGAAACAATGTCGGAATGGCTCGAAGTCGGCACGGACAACTATGTACTGATCACCGAAGGATCCTTGCTGAACACGGGCCTGATCGTCGGCTCCGAACGTGCCATGGTCATCGACACCGGGTGCGGTCCCCGCCAGGGGCGCGAGATTCTGGATGCAGTCAGGGAGACGACTGACCTGCCCCTCGTCGTCGTCAACACCCATGCCCACTACGACCACTTCTTCGGCAACGCCGTTTTCGCCGAAGCCGGCGTCACCGAATTCTGGGCGCACCAGAACTGTGCCACCGAGATTGACCAGCGTGGTAACGTGCAGCGCCGGCACGTTGGAACGCTGGAGCCTGAGATGGCCGCCGGTGAAGGTGAGAACGTCGAGCTCGTGGTGCCCAATGCAATCGTCAAAGACCAGCCCGTCCTGGTGGACCTCGGTGGCCTCACAGCAACCCTGTTCTACTTGGGACGCGGCCATACCGATGGTGATCTCCTGGTGGGATCGCCCGCCACTCTCTACGTGGGTGACCTTGTCGAACAGGGAGCCCACCCCTCGTTCGAGGACTCCTATCCTGAGGAGTGGGCCGACGCTCTCCGGCACATCTCCGCTCTGCGCCACCGTTACGAATTCCTGATCCCCGGCCACGGCAAGCCGTGCAGCGACCAGTTCGTCAAAACCATGGCTAACACTATGACCACGGCTGTCCGCCAAGCGCGCCAGTCCATCCGCGACACCCCCGATGACGCCACCAAGGCCATTCCGGTCCTGCCCTACGGCCCGGAACAGTCCCGATGGTTTATAAAACGGTTGCAGGAAACCCGCGGGGAATTGGGCCGAGAGTCGTAGAGCAACCAGATTCGCCACGATGGGTGTCTGCCAACAATGATTCCAGCGGGAGTTCCCTGAGCGTCGGTTCTAGCCGCTGAGGTCCAATGGATCCGCTACGCCCACTCTTATCTAACTGGTAGAACTTCGTCAGGACTCAAGGGGCGGAACCCCATGGTCTGGCCTGTTCTCGACCTCCGGCATGTGAAAAGCGCGTCAGTTCTGCCGCGCTGGCGCGACTTTCAACGTGGACGGTCAGTGCGGTAGCCAATGAGCACCTGGCATCCAGCAGAACGTACTTCATTGCGAGCGCGGAAGGGCCGCGCAGGAGCATCTGACCGCGTATATGGCCCCAACTCAGAAGAGGGAATGCACTTCCAACTGGGGAAACTCAACCGGTCTTATAGGCCGCGCGGTTGGCAATAGACTTGGGACGATCGCAAATACTGTTGGGGGACTTCCATGCGCGTTGAAAGCGCTCGACTTGACCGACTCACTGGCCTCAGGTTCATTGCCGCGCTTGCCGTTTTCGTTTTTCACGGGCTGCTGTTCATTGGTGGTGCCGAGTGGGATGTGGTGCACGCGGTCTTCGGCCAGGGCAGAAGCGGCGTTTCATTCTTCTTCATACTGAGTGGCTTCGTCCTGGCTTGGTCGTCTAGGCCTGGGGATACGATTCTCGGGTTCTATCGCCGACGATTCGCTCGTATTTATCCCGCCTACCTGGCGGCGCTTCTGATCGCAGGTCTGCTGTGGCTTATTCGCGACCCAAAGGGCCTTGCGAACGGATTGCTGACCCCATTCTTGTTGCAATCCTGGGTGCCCGATAAGCACGTCTACTTCGCAGTTAATACGCCCGCCTGGTCGCTCTCGGTTGAGGCGTTCTTCTACCTGATGTTCCCGTTTGTAATTGCCGCGCTCCGCAGGTTGTCTGGCCGAGGCTTGTGGGTCGCTGGTGCTGTAGCGGTTGCTGTGCCCATAGCGCTAGCTGCCATGGCTTCTCAATCGCTCAACCCGGCAGACCTCGATGATGGCTCGTTCACGGCGTGGGCCGTTTATTACTTCCCTCCCGCGCGCCTGCCTGAATTCATTCTTGGTGCAGTGCTAGCGCTGCAGTTCAGGGCAGGGCTTCTCCCCACGATCTCATGGAAGTTCGCAGTCGCTTTGGCGGCGACCGCGTACCTTGCGGCAGGGCTGTGGCCATCGGCCTTCGGGATCGTGGCACTTGTTATCGTCCCGTTCGCCGTCCTGATAGTTGCTGCCGCACAGCGGGACATCGCCGGTACGCATGGCTGGCTCGGTGGCCGCTTTTCAGTAAACCTGGGTGCAATCTCATATTGCTTCTATCTGGTTCATAACATCTTCATTGCCCGGCTCGCCCAGCCGGGATTTCAATCGCTTGGTGTCGATGAATGGGTTGGGTTCGGAATCGCCTTTGTGCTGAGCTTTGTGACTGCGTGGGCGCTCCATAAGTACGTCGAGCTACCCTTTGACCGTAAGCTCGGCCGAGGTGCCAGCTTGAAGGCTGACGCGACGGCGTCGGCCCCCGGTAGGCCATCATAAGTATTTCGGGCTTCCCGTCCACCAGACGCTGCGCCACCGTACCCACAGTTCAAGAGAGCAGCCCGTCACGATAGCTGCCGCACTGTATGATTAGGCCAACTATTGATCATACTCGGAGTCCATCCACTGACGCTGCTTACTCGACGGGCCAAACCGTTAGATTCGCAACCAGTAGGATTGCCCAAGGGAACGTTGCGGCTGAAAGCCGCGAGCATCGGGGGAATACATGCGAGTCATGTTCGACGACCAAATTTTTTCTCACCAGAGGCGTGGTGGGATAAGCAACTACTTCGTAAACCTTGCGGTTCGGTATATGAACGACCCGAAACTTGAAGTTGATGTTTTAGGTTTCCCGATACTCACCAAGAACGCCCATCTAAAAGAGGTTGGATTGGGAGCCTCGTTACCTATAAAGCACCTCAATAAGCGACCTGTCCTGATGACGGCCAACCAGATCGCAGCGGCATTCCGGCACGTTCGACGTGAGCCTCGCCCCGATGTTGTCCATCATACTTATTACTTTGATCGCCCTTGGCGAACTCATCCTAAGAGCCGGCATGTAATAACGATCCACGACATGATTCCAGAGCTGTTTCCGGAGCATTTTGGGTCGGGAAATCCTCATGCACTCAAGGATAAACACATACTCGCCGCTGATGCGATCGCTTGCGTCTCGGAAACGACAAAACGGGACCTCCTGTCTTTCTACCCGGGGTTGGACGTGCCAATCGTAGTGACGCGGCTGGGCGTTTCCGACGAGTTCAAACCTAACCGTGAAGACCAAGGCGAGCACGGTAACTATTTCCTGTTCGTCGGCGCCCGCGGCGGGTACAAGAATTTTGAGGTTGTGCTGCAGGCCATGAGTCTGGTGGCGCGTGAGATTAGTGCGGATCTGGTAGTTGTCGGCGGTGGCGCGTTCAGTGCCGAAGAGGATAACCACATTATGCGTCTAGGGCTCGCATCCAGGATCCGCCATCTCTCGCCAACCAATCGAGAGCTAGAAGAGCTCTACAGGGGAGCGACGGGCCTGATCTTCCCGTCGAAATATGAAGGATTCGGCCTTCCGACCCTGGAAGCGATGGCGTCGGGGTGTCCGGCTCTGCTAGCTGAGACCCCTGCACTGGTAGAGGTCGGAGGGGACGCTGGGGACTATTTCAAAGCGGATGACTCGGAACTGCTGGCCACAAAGATGATGAGAGTGGCTGACGACGCCGATTTCCGTTTGCTGCTGAGAGAACGAGGTTTGGAGCGGGCCTCTCTTTTTTCGTGGGCAGCTACCGCGGCAAATACTCAACGTTGCTATCAGCTAGCACTGAGTGCATGAAAAGTCCTGACGTGAGAGGCCTGGGCGTTCAGCAAGATCATCGCGAAGGTGAAGTGCTGGCTCATGACTCAACGGTATCCATGCGTCTCAGAACGAAAGCAGTAAAGACAGCATTCCTGACGGGAATCGGCTCCAAGGTTGGCACCACGCTCCTCGGCCTCTTGT
It encodes the following:
- a CDS encoding glycosyltransferase — encoded protein: MKIIQIVTLVTPDGAYGGPVRVAVNQTRALLEAGHEVELVAGGSGFGATLPKQFDGVPINLFHARSLPGMGFSGTWAPGLQSWLRSVIRTADAVHIHMGRDMVTLPASQLARRLRVPYVLQTHGMITRSSHPLAGIVDRLWTFPALENARRVLYLTPQESTDLKSLSRPLPTLEELPNGVPQSQHSKANKSKVIEVLFLARLHERKRPLLFIELAKKLHPIFPNVRFSMVGPDGGQASDVTASIQASGISHVLQWEGAIPPDKTAARISRCDVYVLPSINEPFPMSVLEALSLGKPVVITNSCGLGPAILKKEAGMVVDETLDSLVDSVTLLLDDAEFRDRVSRAALDLAYNDFGMKKIVKHLENIYDEVSNNGKRHK
- a CDS encoding putative colanic acid biosynthesis acetyltransferase, encoding MPNIGVERTSSLGTQRKLALFSGGGYEKGRPMWIQALWLCTSSLVVERIWCPSALRVKLLRLFGASIGQRVLIRQGVRVHWPWKLNIADDVWIGVDAWLLNLEPITIGSNVCISQAALLCTGSHLSDSESFEFDNAPIVINDGVWIAARSTVLRGVTIGTGAVIGATALVTRNVRPNARILAPRAVAIAAEEEP
- a CDS encoding glycosyltransferase, whose amino-acid sequence is MAQPGTQFAPQAERASQKKVLWVTNLAAPYRRPVWRSLSARYELTVGLLESNSGLLRDYKANRGADWLHHEEDGVSYAELRTWKFTRRESRFYILKSLPVLHSYDLIVFGGWESPAYWLLLLASIFLGIARVGFYESHEATISRKTGLLAWARSRFFRCMDRVVVPGKAAAQAMIGFGVDEDKVVQGFNAVDVMAFHEATTMVDASEPDPCPRGHRYLFVGQLIERKRVDAIINSFINIALPHDELTIVGSGELRESLAAQARTSHHRINFIGQLENEKLPNLMAAHQTLVLASENEVWGLVVNEALAAGMHVVVSSNCGVAESISGMRGVYTVLPSLVDLSDNMRVSRSNWNGRITDPEILQFTPESFAADFDRAFMASLATLGTRACRT
- a CDS encoding glycosyltransferase, with the protein product MSLLVSAANAVGDYVVFATKSQVVASGEFQVHLGTFNSQLELVIKDDLSLVEVERLCRDHAIDHVVVPDGDSFAYALAKGHAWTWRGSITVLVMREKGQPSRFPGVTFAKTVAKVLLLQAANLRPRIQVRVLKSAIWKGHSLLPVSRDPVTFSTFTETNNNSFAPILTDQFFWFGVLGKVSHRKNLPLVASALAAVNRADVALVVAGQIEEGVLDLAQPALQRIRDRGGCVTIVNRLLTDIEMDDLIRRIDCAVLAHSNEGPSGILGKAAAAGTRVVAAGASSLRIDCRNIGPGAEWAPLKESHLSFALARAISQPGPLPSQNASAGEFAAGLLGHKP
- a CDS encoding polysaccharide biosynthesis tyrosine autokinase, yielding MDLRDYLRILRRNIKLIIAITLLGLLAGGAASILVRPTYTSETQLFVAIQSSGSVTELQQGNSFSQARVQSYVKTVETPVVLQPAITSLGLNVSAAELARRVTATADLNTVLIKISVQDSSPVEAAAIAQAVANSLITAVDTLEKPKTGGSSPVSLSVITPAQAPSVPSAPNTKLNLLLGFAAGLAVGIGSAIMRSSLDTRIRGELDLRSVTDAPLLGGIAFDEDALKKPLLTQAPARSARSESFRQLRTNLQFANVSGQAKSILVTSSLPGEGKSTTATNLAISLAQAGQTVCLVDADLRRPMVGEYLGLDREAGLTTALVGAADVNDLLQSWGEDALYVLTSGQIPPNPSELLGSAEMKLLISRLEEVFDSVVIDAPPLLPVTDAAVLSDHVGGVVVVIGTQKVKQQELLKSLDALKLVGAHLLGVVLNRVAAKGPEAYSYGYYEETDSSGKGGGKDTRRSPRLRPSDVDGKFADVSTREQQLADQAARDARVFPGQRSSN
- a CDS encoding MBL fold metallo-hydrolase, which encodes MSEWLEVGTDNYVLITEGSLLNTGLIVGSERAMVIDTGCGPRQGREILDAVRETTDLPLVVVNTHAHYDHFFGNAVFAEAGVTEFWAHQNCATEIDQRGNVQRRHVGTLEPEMAAGEGENVELVVPNAIVKDQPVLVDLGGLTATLFYLGRGHTDGDLLVGSPATLYVGDLVEQGAHPSFEDSYPEEWADALRHISALRHRYEFLIPGHGKPCSDQFVKTMANTMTTAVRQARQSIRDTPDDATKAIPVLPYGPEQSRWFIKRLQETRGELGRES
- a CDS encoding acyltransferase; this encodes MRVESARLDRLTGLRFIAALAVFVFHGLLFIGGAEWDVVHAVFGQGRSGVSFFFILSGFVLAWSSRPGDTILGFYRRRFARIYPAYLAALLIAGLLWLIRDPKGLANGLLTPFLLQSWVPDKHVYFAVNTPAWSLSVEAFFYLMFPFVIAALRRLSGRGLWVAGAVAVAVPIALAAMASQSLNPADLDDGSFTAWAVYYFPPARLPEFILGAVLALQFRAGLLPTISWKFAVALAATAYLAAGLWPSAFGIVALVIVPFAVLIVAAAQRDIAGTHGWLGGRFSVNLGAISYCFYLVHNIFIARLAQPGFQSLGVDEWVGFGIAFVLSFVTAWALHKYVELPFDRKLGRGASLKADATASAPGRPS
- a CDS encoding glycosyltransferase family 1 protein; its protein translation is MFDDQIFSHQRRGGISNYFVNLAVRYMNDPKLEVDVLGFPILTKNAHLKEVGLGASLPIKHLNKRPVLMTANQIAAAFRHVRREPRPDVVHHTYYFDRPWRTHPKSRHVITIHDMIPELFPEHFGSGNPHALKDKHILAADAIACVSETTKRDLLSFYPGLDVPIVVTRLGVSDEFKPNREDQGEHGNYFLFVGARGGYKNFEVVLQAMSLVAREISADLVVVGGGAFSAEEDNHIMRLGLASRIRHLSPTNRELEELYRGATGLIFPSKYEGFGLPTLEAMASGCPALLAETPALVEVGGDAGDYFKADDSELLATKMMRVADDADFRLLLRERGLERASLFSWAATAANTQRCYQLALSA